The DNA region caggagaccagagcagatcaggtggatggccagaagacccaggagaccagagtatatcaggcggatggccaggagaccagagtatatcaagcggatggccaggagacccagaagaccagagcagattaggcggacggccgagagaccaaggagaccagagcagatcaggcggacggtcaggagaccaaggagaccagggaagatcaggcagacagccatgagaccagggagaccacctaagggtagggactggatcaggaggcctggttggctgCCACAAActagagacagggtcaggaggcctgggaagtGGCCACAGACTACAgccagggtcaggaggcctgggaggtgaccACAGACTAGgaactggagccgtggaagactcgtagggcggagctgtggaaggcggagccgtgggaggctcaaggggcggacaCGTGGAATGCTTGAGAATAAGAGTCCTAgatgactgggaaacgacctccgtggtcatgagcatgggcagagacttgggaacgaacTCTGTAGTCATGAACACCGGAAGAGAATCGGGAACGACGTCTGCGGTCGTGAACAccggcagagactcgggaatgacctctgtggtcatgagcatgggcagagacttgggaacgaatTCTGTAGTCATGAACACCAGCAGAGAATCGGGAACGACCTCTGCGGTCGTGAACAccggcagagactcgggaatgacctctgtggtcatgaacactgccagagactcgggaacgacctctgtggtcgtgaatacCGGCAGacactcgggaacgacctctgtggtcatgaacactgacagagactcaggaataacctctgtggttgtgaacactggcagagacttggaaacaacctctgtgatCGTGtgcacgggaagagacttggaaatgacctctgtggtcgtaggcatggacagagactcaggaacgaccttcATGGTCGTgtgcatgggaagagacttggaaatgacctctgtggtcgtgggcatgggcagagacttggaaacggaagcctttcttctcctcctccaggCGGCCAACATAGGCAACGTTGGCTCTGGGATGaatgaggctggcaatgctggctccgGGACAGACGAGACAGGCAATGCTGGCTCCGGGACGGATGAGACAGGCAATGCTGGCTccgggacggatgaggcttctggctccttggccgtggcaggcgtgggcactgataATTTGTGAGGGAGGGTTCTTGTGGCCCAACGCACCAATATCAATGGCGGATCATTCAGCTTGGAGACAGTGGCCGTGAgaggcttggctgtgacctggcgtggagcagattcaggATTGACTGTGAagtgacatggagcagactcgggcgtggctgtgacatggcgtggagctgacTGTGGCGTGACTGTGACAGGGTACAGAGCAGacggaggcatggctgtgacatggcttggagcaaactcggacatggctgtgacatggtatggagcaggctgaggtgttggtGTGACACTTTATACCTGGCTGCTACCTCAATAACTGCTATGTACATAGAACACTatttcatagtatgttatgtttacattcggcTTTTTTAGGAAGTGTCATCTTTTTGCACTACTCAGATTAGAAATGCGTACTGGTCGGCGCTGCACTGTCTCTCACTGTGCCTATTGTCTTGtttcctttttagtaattattgtactgtcctgtactttttgcacacatttgcacatgcactttatgtaggaatgtgtaggtcttattcagtctgtgtagtctcatgtggttctgtatttgtcctatgttgttttatgtagcaccatggtcctggaggaacgttgtcctcgtttcgctgtgtactgtactaactgTGTATGGTTGAATGACAATAAAAAACCACTTGAACTTGACATGaagtggagcggactcaggcgtggaagactCAGAAACCGGAAAcaggattgagagaggaggatctTCTGAAGCGAGTGTCTCTAAGATTATCTTTACATATTCCTCCCATGTGTAGTCTCCagtctccggcaattccctccaccggcATGCTGGGAGTCCGATTCTGTAAATGGATTTCAGGTTTTCATCATCAAATCCTGTGTGGATGGCAACGGTGGAGAAGAAATGAGAGTACTCCTTATAGATAAAGCCACCTGGCTCAGTTGCATGAAGTATGCCGCTAGATACAATTTTTTTGCAGTCAGCTGTTCTGTAACGTAGGAAGGAGGTCACGAGAGCGGAATCTAAGTGGGGcaaactttaataataaataaataaacaaagtacaaaataacggggtaaacacaggaacaaagaaaactTCCATGAGGGGAAAAAACAGGAACAAAGGTAACATCAACGATAGGAACTGGTCaataaacaggaggtcaaaactcATATAcatataacaactgacaaaggttaCATAGACTACAGGGCAATATATATACAGGGATAAATGaggtaaatgacacacaggtGAGAAAAATAGgtaacagctggaagtgatcagggcaggggattatgggaagtgtagtccagggggaacagatgacagggcaaaacacaaggcaaacaacagtgaatcgtgacaGGTATAATTTAATTACGAAGATTACAGATCATTATcagtgttttaacaactctgaatttaaataaacctgtacaaATTGTCACACAAGTCCATTATAATGTGCCACggctaggtttgtcattacttattgtgaataactccagatgctgtttttctgtcattacctcaggaaagcactgctccctattTGAATGagtgctatgactgaaagggtgagtgctgtttgactgctagtgtattttagtaTTTCTGGCACGTCAAAATGAGTGGAAGAAAAAACAGTTCAGTTGCCATGCAACTATTCgctaatataattctttttttccaattttaaagcttatgagatgcattactattcatgttatctaaataataagatcactagttgAAATAACAAAAACTTCAGAATCGATAATTTTATGTGAGGATTGATATTCTTAATATCACATCAATATCAgaagtattgatactttagaatcgatctgcccatccctaGTGACAGTTTGTTACAGcgtgcgcagctgtgtgaacttctgctgtcataaaagtcccattcaataatctctcaataaattacgcatttattaaaattaaacccagaaatgtaacgacaggaagccactcattgtaatgaagtaaatgtatttttttttatgagagaTTTACTTgtgtaaaaagtacccacttttaaccctgctctaaaagtaaattttttcccaaaaagttactcgaGTAAATGTatcacgttactacccacctctgattaaCATTACCAGCTATactaacaacacaacaaaaagaaCAGAACTTGATACAGGCACATATATAGGCACattggtggacgttttaaagcatgtggggaccacagacaagagAGGGAAAgatatgaaaatattttagttGACAAAACTAAATATTCTGTATATTCTTAATGAACACAATCCTTAAATTTCATTGAAGGTTTATAGTATAAATGTGTAATGTAACAAAGTTCAGTTTTGACGTTAACAGACATTTTAAAGGAAGTGCAtccttttacttttttttgttctcagacaaatgcagatttttgggggggattttcacTTTGTGTCGCTTCTTCGTCGAAGTCTGAACGTCAAGATAACAGGAGACGGCTTGGGCAAAATGGAGGATGAAGTAGAAATCTAGCTAATGATATTTACAGTTTtaaccaaaaagaaaaaagaacaaacttCATGTAATCTGTCTCTGGGTGGATGTCGTAAAATAAGATCACTCGATGAAGGGACTTTCAACAACATAAACATGACAGAGAGTGCATTTGTCAGGTTACTTTTAGTTTCCAGTTATCAAAGCAAACAAGTAAATCCAACTCAAATTTATTTACATCAAAACCATTTCAGAACAGATTAATATCAGAAAACTGTAATAATAACCGTCAAAACAATGACACAAACATGTGATGCTGATATCATCCTCACATGTCTATTTCATTTTAAGAAACtaataacttttaaaaagaaGTTTTTAGGAAAGGAGCCCACAAatgattttatacaatattttggAACAATACCTCTGTACAATAACTGACAAATAGCTGTAGGAAAATAATTACTTTACAAATctagtcaaataataataattaaaaaaaagtttaagctTTTAGCATAAATTTAGAGCAGAGTAAGAAAAACGAAGAACACTCAAAGTCAtttcatgttataaatgcagtTACGATCAAGAAATCTTTCACAGACCCAAAGAGCAAAACAACAATGCAAGGGTattttacagagtttttattttatttgtttttaagaaaatatcTAATTATATTATGATTATGAGCTTGCATTGTTGACAAATACCACCAATCTTCCATGACGCTGTTACTTaagttgatgctcattgaccccacccatgggtttgactttactttgcttaaatgagttcacatttactatatagtgtgcagttcaaaattgttcataattgttcataaacatttttgactagactatatagtaaatgtgaactcatttaagcaaagtgacatcagttctggcaCATCAACTGGTTTTAAGAGGGGTTGATCTTTTCAGCATCTGTAGATTCACTGTTAGGCTGTTACCCCTGAAACACAGtcataaatatgtattttatttacttCATTTATAACTGGACTTTCATTGTAATTAGGATTTCTTTATGATATATGCTCAAACAATATCCACGTATAAATGTACCGTATATAATTAAACAATCTCAACATATCATCTTTGCTATTTAGATGAGTAGTGTTTATAAAACCCAATTTGGGACAACTTCATGAAATTCTCATTTGTAAACAGACACCGACATCAGAGTGCATTgcaacaaaagtaaaaaatataataaaatcttTTGGTTGCATAATGGAGTCACTTTTGCAATCATTTTTCCTTCAGGTCCTTGAAATACAACATCACCActgaaatcgtcatggttacttttgtaacctccattccctgatggagggaacgagacgttgtgtcgatgtagtgacactaggggtcactcttgggagcccgagacacctctggtctttgataaaaggccaatgaaaattgccgagtggtatttgcatgccactcccccagacatacgggtataaaaggagccggtatgcaaccactcattcaggttttatgctgaggagccgatataaggtccggccatttcagcgggtagttcagcgttgtggcaggagggacacaacgtctcgttccctccatcagggaacggaggttacacaagtaaccatgacgttccctatctgtcactcactagacgctgtgtcgatgtagtgacactaggggtccctatacgaaacgccacaattggctgaactgtgttacgtgaactggcggtgtgtggtgggcagactactgtgtgcctcatagccagcacaccaggtcgacacgtaacctcccccaacatagttatgagtgtcgaatgttCCTTTGGGGACAAGATGGAGCGATATGCAAGTGTAAACCTAAAGgaacagatcacccaaaaatgatcattctctcatcatttactcactcttatgtcatctcaaactcatatgactttcttccactgaacacaaattaagatatttcaaTATgatatctgtaggtccatacaatgcaagtgaatggtgagcaaaactttgaagctccaaaaagcacacaaaatcagcataaaagtaatccatatgactccagtggtaaaatcaatatcatcataagtgatatgataggtgtgggtgagaaacaggccaaaacagaactcctttttcactataaatctttgatctttttctcattcacacctatcatatcacttctgaaggtattgattttaccactggagtcatatggattactttcatgccgattttgtatgctttttggagcttcaaagtcaccattcacttgtattgtatggaccaaaagaactgaaatattcttctaaaaatcttaatttgttttctgcagaagaaagtcataggagttgaagacagcatgagggtgagtaaatgatgacagaattgtcatttttttgtgtgaacaattcctttaactaTCCTTAAAATCAGCAGGAAAAAATAGGTTGGTACAATGTTGTTTAAAGCCCAACCCAAAGCcttaaatctgattggttgagagTATATgctgttccaggaccaacaaggagCATCACATgaaagatctgcttaccagctccagagcagcgggtttcgtcgtccctgggtcacctgtctcaagggcgctttgtagcctttcacgggttctgggcggccgcgagacgggtggcgtctgcttcctgcggtgggctccatgtcggggccgggccgaaggggtgggctgcggcggagccggtgcagtcaccacagggatcttgagccgtgccggggcaggatatgctggataacctccgtctactgctccaccgtcgagaactgctgggcaaagtccttgacggtgtcaccgaataggccagcctgggagatgggggcagcaaggaatcgtgtcctgtcggcctcacccatctcgaccaggttgagccaaaggtgatgctcctggaccactaatgtggatattgtctgcccgagagaccgcgccgtgacctccgtcgctcggagagcgaggtcggttgccgagcgcagttcctgcatcaatcccggggcagaactaccctcgtgcagttcctttagtgcctcggcggacttgcaggagagccatagcgtgcagggcggaggcggcttgtccagcggcaccgtaggccttggccatcagagacgacgtaaacctacaggccttggatggtggctttgggcacctgcgccaggtggcggcgctctgggggcataggtgcaccgcgagtgcctttatccactgggagattgccgaatagcccttggccgccccaccatcgagggtagtgagggcggggaagctgaaaagatcgggaccaggcagtaaaaaagtgcctcccacgaccttgtcagctcttcatgcacttccggtaaGAAAGGAACGGAGGCAGGGCGTGGTTTTGAacagcgccacgagcccaggaaccaatcatcgagccgcaaggattcagggaagagcggagggttccactctagccgacgctcgctgctgcccaggaaagcatgtcgtcatctctgcgtcagcctgtgactggggaATCGttcccgaagggaggagcccagctgaggcttccgcatccgactggacgagcccgctctccgatgctgcgctcgagagctcatcattttcgcgggctccgaataagaggtcgaactcgccgtgagacaagccggtggactcatccagaagcccgatcggggcatacgagcgtgctggggaatgggaggtccgcggggggatacccggcggaggcggtcctattggggtccccaaatcgcccccagtgctagccgtgctggcctcatacccgtgggtaaaaggaccgaggtgagGAGCCtctagggtggcttgctttcttacgaaggcgaggcgcgaccgcatcattgccatggacatgtcctcgcaatgagtacatgaccatccacgaacgctgtctctgcgtgagcagagcccagacatgaaagtcagtgatcgtgaccatcagaaggcgagagataatgagcgcaaccaggaataacacacaatcggaaaggcatctttaaaaagacgcgtctttaaaaagacgttccgtgtgtgctgctcttttagagaaatatactcttttagagaaatatactcttatttctgccgaagcacccaggagcattctctgcagtgcaccagtgcagaggagggagaagccgctgaaatgcgctgtcagatccagcagaggtgaatgaacagtcgtgggagttcagctcagtgagcatgaccgttcggctctgaagagaaaatctgaatgagtggttgcataccagctccttttctacccgtatgtccaggggagtggcatgcaaataccactcgccaattttcattggccttttatcaaagaccagaggtgtcttgggctcccaagagtgacccctagtgtcactacatcgacacaacgtcgagtgagtgacagatagggaacaaggaaTTCGCTGCAATAGTGAatctcaatcagctcctctaGTTCAGTATGTTCACTACTGTATGTTCCTTTAATGGAAATGTAGAAGGATGAGCGCAAGTGTAAACCTAAAggaatgatcattctctca from Myxocyprinus asiaticus isolate MX2 ecotype Aquarium Trade chromosome 30, UBuf_Myxa_2, whole genome shotgun sequence includes:
- the LOC127420703 gene encoding uncharacterized protein LOC127420703 gives rise to the protein MSEFAPSHVTAMPPSALYPVTVTPQSAPRHVTATPESAPCHFTVNPESAPRQVTAKPLTATVSKLNDPPLILVRWATRTLPHKLSVPTPATAKEPEASSVPEPALPVSSVPEPALPVSSVPEPALPASFIPEPTLPMLAAWRRRRKASVSKSLPMPTTTEVISKSLPMHTTMKVVPESLSMPTTTEVISKSLPVHTITEVVSKSLPVFTTTEVIPESLSVFMTTEVVPECLPVFTTTEVVPESLAVFMTTEVIPESLPVFTTADVVPDSLPVFMTTEFVPKSLPMLMTTEVVSQSSRTLILKHSTCPPLEPPTAPPSTAPPYESSTAPVPSLWSPPRPPDPGCSLWPLPRPPDPVSSLWQPTRPPDPVPTLRWSPWSHGCLPDLPWSPWSPDRPPDLLWSPWSLGRPPNLLWSSGSPGHPLDILWSPGHPPDILWSPGSSGHPPDLLWSPGSPGHPPNLLWSTGSTGLPLDILWSPGHPPDLLWSHGHPPDLLWSESPGHLPDLLWSHGCPPDLPWSLSRPPNLLWSPWSSGPSPGLLWSLWSMASSWSCLPYQPSLGVRSHPLEGGLCHDSLLFALCFALSPALITSSCSLLFSPVCHLPHLSLCVYILP